Proteins encoded within one genomic window of Misgurnus anguillicaudatus chromosome 18, ASM2758022v2, whole genome shotgun sequence:
- the arhgap39 gene encoding rho GTPase-activating protein 39 isoform X1: protein MAERLEWVEIIEPRTRERMYANLLTGECVWDAPAGVRIKRSGQDQWWELFDSKTSRFYYYNASTQRTVWHRPHSCDIIPLAKLQTLKQNTNTTPPPIATTTSASADSSPARSAVSTTSSQDQEEKTSANEEGERFRWGTGTRERMLIKVSDREPSFLSQGNGYSSSPRSRRSSNNATSDPEATPHPLSDLPQSQSPFLKRAELSGTQRRCSGDSQPSSPRYAYEPPLYEEPPSEYQSPPIYEEPPTDMHCEPAFYGTDRSPVRKPSLYHSPKQSPSPYGQLVLTRQRSATPEKTANQSDRDYSSAGRDYSSSGRDYSSAIRDYSSAGRDYNSSGREYSAAGREYVKQLVYVEQSGSSPRFRTTERLLSYGTTSSNSLSAGMCYGGSFTLQHSHDHNGGNRKRKNRKPSLPGGEGESMGTGLGAMITQARLAWEAQQLLHQRGGVSSDQGGKDGYESDGATPLPLPGPVVRAFSEDEALAQQDAHWKRATLDRLAFPQALLEKSLSVQTNLASPEPYLHPSQSEDLGACSQFEASRNARNMMPSASCGIFPEFTLRKPSSETDIENWASKHFNKHTQGLFRRKVSIANMLAWSSEPIKKPMIVTNDRTVKREAVDLFKMIQTYMGDRRGKGDPLSVALEVAVRGWSCQGLRDELYIQLCRQTTENFRYDSLQRGWELMAICLAFFPPTPRFHNYLEGYIYRHMDPLNDTKGVAISSYAKYCYRKLQKAALTGAKKGLNKPSLEEIAHARNAIFRPSMFGSSLEEVMAMQKERYPDHQLPWVQTRLSEEVLGLNGDQTEGIFRVPGDIDEVNALKLQVDQWKVPPGLEDPHIPASLLKLWYRELEEPVIPHEFYEQCVMNYDNPSAAVNVVLSLPHINKLVLCYLIRFLQVFAQPASVVLTKMDVSNLAMVMAPNCLRCLSDDPRVIFENTRKEMSFIRVLIQHLDTSFMDGVL, encoded by the exons GTTGGAATGGGTGGAGATCATCGAGCCGCGGACTCGAGAGCGAATGTATGCCAACCTGTTGACGGGCGAGTGCGTGTGGGACGCCCCGGCCGGTGTCCGGATCAAGCGCAGCGGACAGGACCAGTGGTGGGAGCTTTTCGACTCGAAAACGTCCAGATTCTACTACTACAACGCTTCTACCCAACGCACCGTTTGGCACCGCCCCCACAGCTGTGACATCATTCCCCTCGCCAAGCTCCAAACCCTGAAGCAGAACACCAACACGACTCCGCCCCCTATTGCTACGACAACCAGCGCTTCTGCTGACAGCAGCCCCGCCCGCAGCGCCGTCAGCACGACATCGTCGCAGGACCAGGAGGAGAAAACATCAGCCAATGAGGAGGGAGAAAG GTTCAGGTGGGGTACCGGGACCAGAGAAAGGATGCTCATCAAGGTATCAGATCGGGAACCCAGTTTTTTATCGCAGGGAAACGGATATTCTAGTTCTCCACGTTCCAGGCGATCGTCCAACAACGCTACTTCAGACCCTGAAGCCACGCCCCATCCCCTGTCTGACCTCCCCCAATCACAATCTCCATTCCTTAAGAGGGCAGAGTTGAGCGGCACTCAGCGTCGTTGCTCCGGGGATTCCCAGCCTTCATCTCCTCGCTATGCTTACGAGCCTCCTCTCTACGAGGAGCCGCCCTCGGAATACCAGTCCCCACCTATTTATGAGGAACCACCTACAGACATGCATTGCGAACCTGCTTTTTATGGCACAGATAGATCACCGGTTCGAAAACCAAGTCTTTACCACTCCCCCAAACAAAGCCCGTCTCCTTATGGGCAACTAGTTTTGACGAGACAGCGGAGCGCTACGCCTGAGAAGACCGCCAATCAGAGCGATCGAGACTACAGCTCTGCGGGGCGGGACTATAGCTCCAGTGGGCGGGATTATAGCTCTGCTATTAGGGATTACAGCTCCGCTGGGCGGGATTACAACTCTAGCGGGCGGGAATATAGCGCAGCAGGACGGGAATATGTAAAGCAGCTAGTTTATGTTGAGCAGTCAGGCTCCTCCCCTCGGTTTAGGACCACAGAGCGTCTGCTGAGCTACGGGACGACTAGCTCGAACAGCTTGTCGGCTGGAATGTGTTACGGCGGCTCCTTTACGCTGCAGCACAGTCACGACCACAACGGCGGCAATCGAAAACGTAAGAACCGCAAGCCTTCTCTTCCCGGAGGCGAAGGGGAAAGCATGGGAACTGGGCTTGGGGCAATGATAACTCAAGCTCGATTGGCCTGGGAGGCTCAGCAGTTATTACATCAACGAGGGGGTGTGTCCTCCGACCAGGGAGGGAAAGATGGGTATGAAAGCGACGGGGCCACGCCCCTGCCTCTTCCCGGTCCGGTTGTGCGGGCGTTCAGCGAAGACGAGGCCCTTGCCCAACAAGATGCCCACTGGAAACGCGCCACATTGGACAGACTGGCGTTTCCACAGGCACTGTTAGAAAAGAGTTTATCTGTGCAAACTAACCTGGCATCACCTGAACCATACCTCCATCCCTCGCAG tcGGAAGATCTGGGAGCGTGTTCTCAGTTTGAAGCCAGCCGGAACGCTCGAAACATGATGCCGAGTGCGAGCTGTGGCATTTTCCCTGAATTCACGCTTCGCAAACCGTCCTCGGAGACGGACATCGAGAACTGGGCCTCCAAACACTTTAACAAGCACACGCAG GGTTTGTTCAGGAGAAAAGTCTCTATTGCTAACATGTTAGCCTGGAGCAGCGAGCCCATCAAGAAACCCATGATAGTGACCAACGACCGGACCGTCAAACGCGAAGCCGTGGATCTCTTTAAAATGATTCAGACGTACATGGGGGATCGGCGAGGGAAAGGTGACCCGCTGTCGGTGGCTCTGGAGGTGGCTGTGAGAGGATGGAGCTGTCAGGGTTTGAGAGATGAGCTTTATATCCAGCTGTGTCGTCAGACCACCGAGAACTTTCGCTATGACAGCCTTCAGAGGGGCTGGGAGCTCATGGCCATCTGTTTGGCTTTCTTCCCCCCAACCCCTCGCTTCCACAACTACCTGGAGGGCTACATCTATAGACACATGGATCCTCTGAATGACACCAAGG GAGTGGCGATAAGCAGCTATGCAAAATACTGTTACCGTAAACTCCAGAAAGCGGCACTTACGGGTGCCAAGAAG GGTTTGAACAAGCCGTCGTTGGAGGAGATCGCTCACGCCCGTAATGCCATCTTCAGGCCCTCCATGTTTGGTTCGTCTCTTGAGGAAGTGATGGCAATGCAGAAGGAGCGGTACCCTGACCATCAGTTACCATGGGTACAAACGCGTCTCTCAGAGGAAGTGCTCGGCTTGAACGGAGATCAGACTGAAGGAATCTTTAG GGTGCCAGGAGATATAGATGAAGTAAACGCACTGAAATTACAGGTTGACCAATGGAAAGTGCCGCCAGGACTTGAAGATCCACATATTCCAG CGTCTCTGTTGAAGCTGTGGTACAGAGAGCTGGAGGAGCCTGTGATTCCTCATGAGTTTTATGAGCAGTGTGTCATGAACTATGATAATCCCTCAGCTGCTGTTAATGTTGTTCTCAGCCTCCCTCACATCAACAAACTGGTGCTCTGCTACCTCATCCGGTTCCTACAG GTATTCGCTCAACCGGCCAGTGTTGTCCTGACTAAGATGGATGTCAGTAATCTGGCAATGGTAATGGCTCCTAACTGCCTTCGCTGTCTGTCCGATGACCCGCGCGTCATATTCGAGAACACTCGGAAAGAAATGAGCTTCATCCGTGTGCTAATCCAACACCTCGATACCAGTTTCATGGATGGGGTGCTATAG
- the arhgap39 gene encoding rho GTPase-activating protein 39 isoform X2: protein MYANLLTGECVWDAPAGVRIKRSGQDQWWELFDSKTSRFYYYNASTQRTVWHRPHSCDIIPLAKLQTLKQNTNTTPPPIATTTSASADSSPARSAVSTTSSQDQEEKTSANEEGERFRWGTGTRERMLIKVSDREPSFLSQGNGYSSSPRSRRSSNNATSDPEATPHPLSDLPQSQSPFLKRAELSGTQRRCSGDSQPSSPRYAYEPPLYEEPPSEYQSPPIYEEPPTDMHCEPAFYGTDRSPVRKPSLYHSPKQSPSPYGQLVLTRQRSATPEKTANQSDRDYSSAGRDYSSSGRDYSSAIRDYSSAGRDYNSSGREYSAAGREYVKQLVYVEQSGSSPRFRTTERLLSYGTTSSNSLSAGMCYGGSFTLQHSHDHNGGNRKRKNRKPSLPGGEGESMGTGLGAMITQARLAWEAQQLLHQRGGVSSDQGGKDGYESDGATPLPLPGPVVRAFSEDEALAQQDAHWKRATLDRLAFPQALLEKSLSVQTNLASPEPYLHPSQSEDLGACSQFEASRNARNMMPSASCGIFPEFTLRKPSSETDIENWASKHFNKHTQGLFRRKVSIANMLAWSSEPIKKPMIVTNDRTVKREAVDLFKMIQTYMGDRRGKGDPLSVALEVAVRGWSCQGLRDELYIQLCRQTTENFRYDSLQRGWELMAICLAFFPPTPRFHNYLEGYIYRHMDPLNDTKGVAISSYAKYCYRKLQKAALTGAKKGLNKPSLEEIAHARNAIFRPSMFGSSLEEVMAMQKERYPDHQLPWVQTRLSEEVLGLNGDQTEGIFRVPGDIDEVNALKLQVDQWKVPPGLEDPHIPASLLKLWYRELEEPVIPHEFYEQCVMNYDNPSAAVNVVLSLPHINKLVLCYLIRFLQVFAQPASVVLTKMDVSNLAMVMAPNCLRCLSDDPRVIFENTRKEMSFIRVLIQHLDTSFMDGVL from the exons ATGTATGCCAACCTGTTGACGGGCGAGTGCGTGTGGGACGCCCCGGCCGGTGTCCGGATCAAGCGCAGCGGACAGGACCAGTGGTGGGAGCTTTTCGACTCGAAAACGTCCAGATTCTACTACTACAACGCTTCTACCCAACGCACCGTTTGGCACCGCCCCCACAGCTGTGACATCATTCCCCTCGCCAAGCTCCAAACCCTGAAGCAGAACACCAACACGACTCCGCCCCCTATTGCTACGACAACCAGCGCTTCTGCTGACAGCAGCCCCGCCCGCAGCGCCGTCAGCACGACATCGTCGCAGGACCAGGAGGAGAAAACATCAGCCAATGAGGAGGGAGAAAG GTTCAGGTGGGGTACCGGGACCAGAGAAAGGATGCTCATCAAGGTATCAGATCGGGAACCCAGTTTTTTATCGCAGGGAAACGGATATTCTAGTTCTCCACGTTCCAGGCGATCGTCCAACAACGCTACTTCAGACCCTGAAGCCACGCCCCATCCCCTGTCTGACCTCCCCCAATCACAATCTCCATTCCTTAAGAGGGCAGAGTTGAGCGGCACTCAGCGTCGTTGCTCCGGGGATTCCCAGCCTTCATCTCCTCGCTATGCTTACGAGCCTCCTCTCTACGAGGAGCCGCCCTCGGAATACCAGTCCCCACCTATTTATGAGGAACCACCTACAGACATGCATTGCGAACCTGCTTTTTATGGCACAGATAGATCACCGGTTCGAAAACCAAGTCTTTACCACTCCCCCAAACAAAGCCCGTCTCCTTATGGGCAACTAGTTTTGACGAGACAGCGGAGCGCTACGCCTGAGAAGACCGCCAATCAGAGCGATCGAGACTACAGCTCTGCGGGGCGGGACTATAGCTCCAGTGGGCGGGATTATAGCTCTGCTATTAGGGATTACAGCTCCGCTGGGCGGGATTACAACTCTAGCGGGCGGGAATATAGCGCAGCAGGACGGGAATATGTAAAGCAGCTAGTTTATGTTGAGCAGTCAGGCTCCTCCCCTCGGTTTAGGACCACAGAGCGTCTGCTGAGCTACGGGACGACTAGCTCGAACAGCTTGTCGGCTGGAATGTGTTACGGCGGCTCCTTTACGCTGCAGCACAGTCACGACCACAACGGCGGCAATCGAAAACGTAAGAACCGCAAGCCTTCTCTTCCCGGAGGCGAAGGGGAAAGCATGGGAACTGGGCTTGGGGCAATGATAACTCAAGCTCGATTGGCCTGGGAGGCTCAGCAGTTATTACATCAACGAGGGGGTGTGTCCTCCGACCAGGGAGGGAAAGATGGGTATGAAAGCGACGGGGCCACGCCCCTGCCTCTTCCCGGTCCGGTTGTGCGGGCGTTCAGCGAAGACGAGGCCCTTGCCCAACAAGATGCCCACTGGAAACGCGCCACATTGGACAGACTGGCGTTTCCACAGGCACTGTTAGAAAAGAGTTTATCTGTGCAAACTAACCTGGCATCACCTGAACCATACCTCCATCCCTCGCAG tcGGAAGATCTGGGAGCGTGTTCTCAGTTTGAAGCCAGCCGGAACGCTCGAAACATGATGCCGAGTGCGAGCTGTGGCATTTTCCCTGAATTCACGCTTCGCAAACCGTCCTCGGAGACGGACATCGAGAACTGGGCCTCCAAACACTTTAACAAGCACACGCAG GGTTTGTTCAGGAGAAAAGTCTCTATTGCTAACATGTTAGCCTGGAGCAGCGAGCCCATCAAGAAACCCATGATAGTGACCAACGACCGGACCGTCAAACGCGAAGCCGTGGATCTCTTTAAAATGATTCAGACGTACATGGGGGATCGGCGAGGGAAAGGTGACCCGCTGTCGGTGGCTCTGGAGGTGGCTGTGAGAGGATGGAGCTGTCAGGGTTTGAGAGATGAGCTTTATATCCAGCTGTGTCGTCAGACCACCGAGAACTTTCGCTATGACAGCCTTCAGAGGGGCTGGGAGCTCATGGCCATCTGTTTGGCTTTCTTCCCCCCAACCCCTCGCTTCCACAACTACCTGGAGGGCTACATCTATAGACACATGGATCCTCTGAATGACACCAAGG GAGTGGCGATAAGCAGCTATGCAAAATACTGTTACCGTAAACTCCAGAAAGCGGCACTTACGGGTGCCAAGAAG GGTTTGAACAAGCCGTCGTTGGAGGAGATCGCTCACGCCCGTAATGCCATCTTCAGGCCCTCCATGTTTGGTTCGTCTCTTGAGGAAGTGATGGCAATGCAGAAGGAGCGGTACCCTGACCATCAGTTACCATGGGTACAAACGCGTCTCTCAGAGGAAGTGCTCGGCTTGAACGGAGATCAGACTGAAGGAATCTTTAG GGTGCCAGGAGATATAGATGAAGTAAACGCACTGAAATTACAGGTTGACCAATGGAAAGTGCCGCCAGGACTTGAAGATCCACATATTCCAG CGTCTCTGTTGAAGCTGTGGTACAGAGAGCTGGAGGAGCCTGTGATTCCTCATGAGTTTTATGAGCAGTGTGTCATGAACTATGATAATCCCTCAGCTGCTGTTAATGTTGTTCTCAGCCTCCCTCACATCAACAAACTGGTGCTCTGCTACCTCATCCGGTTCCTACAG GTATTCGCTCAACCGGCCAGTGTTGTCCTGACTAAGATGGATGTCAGTAATCTGGCAATGGTAATGGCTCCTAACTGCCTTCGCTGTCTGTCCGATGACCCGCGCGTCATATTCGAGAACACTCGGAAAGAAATGAGCTTCATCCGTGTGCTAATCCAACACCTCGATACCAGTTTCATGGATGGGGTGCTATAG